The Eschrichtius robustus isolate mEscRob2 chromosome 16, mEscRob2.pri, whole genome shotgun sequence DNA segment TAGGAGGTAGACGTGAATAACCACAGTACAAAGTTTAGCCAAGTTTCGTTTCGCAAGAATGACTACAGGTGAGGGAATGGGCATTGGAGCCACCAATCCAGCCCCTTCTTCCACTTGGGCAAGCATTAATGACCCTGAAATGAGAAGCCAGAGCTCTTACCAGCCCCCTCCTCACTCCTACTCCTTGTCCCCAGGCAAAACAGGAACCACAAACCCCAGCTTCCTCTCACAGAGAGGCTGTGGCTTTGGGGGGAGACGGAAACGGCTGAGGTGTAAATACAAGACCTGAGTCACTTGAGCTGCAGTTGCCAcatgccccctcccccctccccaattcTGAGGTCTCCTGCTCCTGCTTTTTCCTTTGGGTCCTCCTCCCTTGCCCTTTAGCTCCGAATGTACACCACCTGAGTCCCCTGTGTGATATACACCCATTTCCCAGCCTGGGCTGGAAGCAGCTGTGGGCATTGCAGAAGGTGGGCAGGGCTCGGGGTGGGGATGCGTCAGGGAGAGACAGGGGAAGAGGAAGTGTCTTGGGTCCTGGGGAAGACTGGCTTGGTGGGTGGGGACAATCATTGTCAGCTTTCTGGAcacacagacagagacagacaggatGGATTTCCTCCGGCTACATCTCCCTGGGCTGCATCAGGCCTTGAGGGGGGCACTGGTGAGAGGGGCAAAGAGAGGCCAGAGATTTTCACCCTGCTCCCTGGGGCCtcaccttcctttctccctttgagCTTCTCCTCAGACTCAAGATTCCTTCCCCAGGATCAGACAGACTGCTAGCCCGATCTTCTCTGGATTTCAATCCCCTCATCTCCACAAACACATCCACACACCTCTAATCTAGGCCCTTTCCTGCTCCTTCTGCAGATcctgtccccctcctcctcctagaTCCTAGaacccctcttccttctcccgaGTCCCTCTGGCCCAGGGCCCCGAGGGAGAGGGCTGGGCGTCCCCTTAATACCTTTGTCCCCATCCctcttttcttctaggagtctttCAGCACCTTTGTCTCCTACCTTATGGGAGGTGATGTCCCCACTGCAGAGAGGAGGGAGGCGTGTGCAGCTGAGGAACTGGGGGAGGTGGCTGCAAGAAGGCTTGGGGGGAAGGTGGAGGAGGAAGCCCAGGAGGCCGTGGAGGGCCTTGGAGGCAGCCAAAGCAAGGGGGATGGAGGGCTGAGAGGGCCTGGAGAGGCTGGAAGATGCCAGGAGGAAAGCTCAGCTACAGAACagacctggggtgggggagaaggcagCTCCCATGGGTCTCAAGCAGATAGGCAGGACACTGGGGCCTGGGAGGCAGCCACGGCCACTAGATGCCAGCATTCAAGTATCCCCCTGGAGCCCAGAAAGAAGTCTGAGGCAGGGTCTGAGGCTGGTGGAGACAGGAGTAGCCAAGCGCAGGACAGTCAGCAGCCCGATGAGCAGGAAGTGAAGAGAGAGGAGACACTGAGAACCTGGGaacgggaggaggaggaggaagaggtcaGGGCAACAGAGCCAGGGGTGGCTGGAGGGGCGGAGTCAGAGGGGACCTGGCACAAGGAGCTTGAGCGGAAGGTGAGTGTTGATGGGCAAAAGGTGGCAGAGGACAGAAAGGAGTCAGAGCATGGGGTTGATGAGACAGCTGCAGAGGAGATCCAGGGGCCTGGGGCCAAAGGGGCTGGGAGGAAAGAAGAGGTGGTAGTGGTAAGGGGTGGCCAAAGCACAAGGGCACAGGGGACACAGGAGCCAGGGTCAGAATCTGAGGACAGGGAAACCTCAGGCAGGGAGGAGGCTGACctcccaggggttggggagacTGAACATGGGGCAGTCCCAAGAGAAAGGATCCCAGAGGGTACTGGGAGAGTCTGGGCCCTAGAGGAGACCTCCAAGGGagaccaggaggaggaggaggtggatgaGAATAGAGAGGCTGAAGTGAGCCTGTTCCCCAAACAGACCCAGGCCCTGGGAACTGAGAGAGTGGAAGAAGCGGCCAAGCACCAGGCAGCAGGGAGGGAAGCTGAGGAAGGTCAGGAGTCAGaggcggagggaggggagggctttGAGGGCCAGGCAGATCAGGCTGAGGAAGAGGCTGTGGAGAGGCAAGACTCAGAGATCAGGGCTGCTCAGACCAGTCTCAAGGAGGTGGTGCAGGCAGAGGAGGCCGAGGAGCAGCAGAAGAGTTGCTGGGCTGCAGAGGCTGAGCTGCTCCAGGACAAAGTAGCAAATGAGGCTGAAGGTGATGTTGACTTGGAGGCAACCCCAGAGGCCAGGCCCAAGAAGGAGTTCAGCAGGGAGAGGGGTGAGGAAGAGGCTGAGACCAGGGGAGAAGcactggaggtggggtggggtggcctTGAGCACAGGGTCACTGAAGGCCAAGAACCTGAGCTGGTGGGAGGCCCCCAGACCCCCACAGAGCAACCTGAGGAAGGGCAGGCATGTAAGGAAGAGCTCTGGAGCATTCCAGCCCTGAGCAGAGAGGAGACAGACAGGAGCCTGGAGGAATATCCCAGGAACGTGGGGTATGTAGAACCTAACAGCTCTGTGGCTGAAGCCTGGGAAGACAGAAGAAGGGATGTGGAGACAGGGAACACCCGGGAGGAAAAAGCAGATGCtgaagaggggaaggaggaggctaCAGGAGGCCAGGCACCGGTGGCTGAGGCTGAAGGAGGCCGAGAGTCTGCACGACCAGAGGTCCCAGAGGCAGGCGGGGAGTGGATGAAAGTAAAGGAAGCCTGGCATGAAGCAGAGGAGGGGGAGGCCCCTGGAGCAGAGAACCAGGAGCTGGGTGGAAGGCAGGGAGCAGAAGCAGGGACCGTCCAGTCATTGGGAGAGTCAGACATCACAGAAaccaaggaggaggaggtggaggccgCCGTGCCCTGGGGGGCAGACAGAACATCCAGgagaggctggaggctggaggcGGAGGCTCCGAGTCTCCAGGACAGCGACGACATGGAGACAAATTCTTTGGCTACCGAGATCGTGGAGGATAAGGCAGCTCTGGATGGAAGGGCTCCTGGGACTGGGGACAGGCCCGGCAGAGAGGCTGAGGAAGCATTCGGGAGAGACCGGGAttcagaagggagagaggaagccgGCGGAGATGAGGACCTGGTAGAGGCTGCAGAGGGGGAGAAAGCAGGTGGGCAGGAGTTTGGCCTGGAGGGCTCAGCAGAGGAGGAGGTGCCTGGCAGAGGTGGCCAAGGAGAGGCTTCTGAGGCCACTCGGGAGGGTGAGCCCGGGGGAGAGCAGGCTGAGGTGGAGGAATCCGCAGTAGCAGAAGGAAGCTGGGGGATGGATGGCATTACCTCGGGCTCCCAGGTGGTGAGGGTAGAGGGCCTCCCAGGAGGGCACACACTGGGGGAAGAAGAGGCTGGAGGATGGCAAGCGAGGGAGCAGGGGCAAAGCAGTGAGGGGCAGCATGGGGACAAGCACCCCGAGGGAGAGGCACAAAGGCCCCTTGAGGTGGAGGATATCGAGGTGACTGGAGACCAAAAGGCAGAGGCCAAGGAGGTGGATCCAGAAGGCCTGGAGGACGTCCAGGGCCAAGAGGACCAGTCAACCAACCAGGACCCTGCAGAGGCTGAGCCTGGACCATGCGGGGAGGCCACCGGGAGCGCCAGAGGGGGTGCTCACAGCAGCTGGAGCGAGGTGAGGGCTCCAGGTAGCGTCCTGGGCTGGACAGAGCAGAGTCTCGAAGCTGAAGCCGGCCCCGTGGTACCCCGTGCCCTCTTCCCCGTAGGCCCTGCTGCCTGGGTCTTGCCTGGATGTCTCTGTCCCGAGGAGCCGAGTACTCCTTTCCCGCAGCTCCTCGCAGCGCCGCTCCCGGCCCTCCTTCCGACGGACCCCCGCCCCTGAGCAACCGGAGGagcctcccagccccccaccgGAGGGAGAGCTGGTAGCCCCCGAACAGAGACTTCTCGAGCCAGAGCACCCCCCAGAGCCAAGCTCCTCCAGCCCTGAAGGGACTCCATTGCCAGCCAGAAGGCCCCTGGGACAGAGGTAAGCACAGGGTGAGGTGACCGgcctgggatggggaggaggcTGACGGCATCTGGACACCAGCTCCCACGGCCTGTCTTCCGTCTGCAGGTTTGGCCTGGCACACCCTGGCATGATGCAGGAGCTGCGAGCCAGGCTGGGCCAGCCAAAGCCCCAGTGACTGGGACGTGAGGCTCGGAAGGCTGGGTTGAACCCTGCTCAGCCTGACTCCCTCTGCCGCTTTGGACGCATCCTTTCCaccctctgggccttagtttcttgATGTGTCATTCACGGAGCAGACAGAACCAGATGTCTGCGTGAACCATGAACTTAAGGAGTCTGACTCTCCAATGTGGCTGGTGGACCACTGCCCCGCTGGGGTCACCTCTCTCTGATGGCCTGCCTTGCCTACCTCCCCAACCTGTCTCAGCTGCTTGGAGGACTGAGCAAGGACAGAGACAGTTCTCCCCACAGCCTTCCCTCTCTACTGCGCCCACTCCTCGACCCCCCCATTCTCAACCCCCCAGCAGGCCCTGGAGAGCTGTGTAGGACTAACGCAAACCTCTGGGGCTGAAGCCGGCCTCGAGGAAAAGGTCAGGAGGGCCAGTGGTGCTCCATTTGCAATCAAAGAGAAGCAGACCAGCTGCCTTGAGCTTCCGAAATGGGAGCTCAGTCTCAGAACTCCGCTGGTTACTACGGCAGCCACCAGCTGAACAAGCCAGAGTTGGGGAAGGTGGGCCAGGAACCCCAAAAATGTAAGATCAGAGAGGAGTCCAGGGTAACCAGAAGCTGCAGACTCTGTTCCAGGGCCCCTTTGCATGTCAGGCACCCCTTCTCTGAAAAgaagctgaggcagagagagggtgaGAGTGCTTTATTAGGCACCCAGCGTGGCAGCCTAGTCTGAGGATGACTAGCAGGTCCCCGAAACAATAAATAAACCATttttctaaacaataaataaatatctaagaaataaatatctggCAAGGACTGGAGGGGCCTTAAGTTATTGGATAGGGTCTGGGGCGGGACACCAGTGGAGTCGTGCCTTGTCTAAGGCAGATGAGCCGGAGCCTGTCTGCTGGCCCAGACTCCAGTCCTCAAGTCCTgatgggtggagggaaggggctaAGAAGTCACCCTCCatcagggctgggagctgggtgTGGGGAACCCCAAGGCCTGGGCTGAGTTCCTGGCCTGGGAGAGCAGCAGCAAGTCCCTCACTGCCCGAGACAAGACAATTTCCAAGGAGTGTAGCGACTGGTAGGTGTAGAGGAGCTGGGGCCAGGACACCTGGGCTGACATCTGCAAGGGGCCGCCCAGAGCCCCTGGgagcagcccctccccctcctcattctcctcctcctcaggcAGGTTGAATCCTGCAGCCAGCACCTGTGGGGAGAGACCCATGGGTCAGAGAATGGCCCGCCTGAGACCCTGAGTGAATCCTTGTTTCTTTATGTGCCCAGTGGTGCAGAATGACATCAGAGACCACAAGGGCATGATTTCCCTGGACAACCCCTACTTCACATCTTCCATTACGTCATCGTTTCATGTGAactgcctgatttttttttttggttcaaaaAAATGGAAGTCACAGAGCAAGATGGTGCTCATGGAGCTGGCTCTCACTCATCCAGGACTGCCCGGGGAACTGGGGGCTCTGGAaggtcctctctttctctctctctcttttttttttttttttttttttttgctgtgtcatGGGGCTTTCGGGatgttcccctaccagggatagaacccggtccccggcagtgaaagcctggaatcctaaccactaggccatcaGGGAACTGGAAGTTCCTCTCTTAAGGGTTGTCTTAAGATCAGAAATGGGCAGAAAGGTGATATGGTTAGCTTTtatgctgttttcattttctattcttttattaaGGGTAAAATTCCTATTTCCCTTTGAAATGTTCAGGAGAATCTGGTGATGTCAGAGGATGAGGGAGAAGGGAACGTACTTTGCCGTAGGGCCTGCTGACGCCAGATGCTGTCCTGGCTTCTGTCATTTAAGACCAAGACCCCAAGAGAAGGCAGAGATTCAGGGGGTAGAGGTAGGACCTggtacacctacacacacacacacacacacacacacacacacacacacacacacacacccacacacacaccccccccacacacacacacacactcagaggaTCTGGAGCATCTCCTTCCAGACTTGTCCTACCTCTGGGCAAGGGGTGTTTTAAAAGGGAACCAATGAGCCTCAATTTTGGGTGTTAGTCTCTGGGGCTCGAGGAGGGTGGGTGGGCACTCTACCTGGAAGCGGAGATGCTGCTGCAAATCTCGGAGATCCAGCCTCATGGCCCACAGTTGCAACCTCTCTGAACTGGTCCAgaacccctgcctccccagccctcccaaCAGGGTATGGAAGGGGTGAAGTGTCATGGAGAGGAAGCGGAGTCTTTCTGGGTCCtatggaaggggagggaaggcatCAGGAAAGGCCTGCAGGCCAAGGATGACCCACTTCAAACCCAACCTCATCTCTATTTGGGTCCCATTCCCAGCATGAACTCCAATCCCCCTTCCATCCCCATATCTATTCTCATCCTTAACCCCATCTCCATCCCTACTCCCTTCCTATGTTCATCACCATTCCCATCTCCACTGTCTCTGATCTCTATCCTATCTCCTTTTCCAACCTCATTTTCAGTCACACCCGAACTCATCTCCAAGCCCCAAGCCCATCTCCATCCTTCTGTCACTCTCTATCCACAACCCCATTCCATTCCCTTCTCTACCGCCCCGCCCCatctccatctcctcacttgtTTTCAttctgtcttcaacttctttccccTCCTTGTTCCCATTCTTATCCCAATTCCATCCCTCTTTCATGTGTCCAGCCTCAATGTCGCCATCTCTCCATCCCATCTCCAACTCTACCCAACCCCATTCCATTCCCATCCTCACCAGCGACCcccattctttctctttccccactTCATTTTCACTCTCATCCCCAACCTTCTTCCCATCCCTAACCTCTTATCGTTCTCACTCATAATACCAACTCCACGCCTCCTCCATACTAATCTCTAACCCCAATCCCATTCTGTTCCCATCCCCACATCTTTCCTTGCTCAACTTCATTCTTACCTTCTTCCTAACGCCATTTCTTTATTCCAGCCTCATCTTTATATTCAGTGACCTACCCAGCCTCATCCAGATTCTCTCCCTCAATTTATCCCCAAATCCATCTTCAATTCAATCCCCAACTTTATCTCCATCCCCCCAACCCAGCCTTATTGCCAGTTTGCCTGTCCCACCCCGCCAGTCCGCCACTCACAGAGAGGCCACGCCAGGCCTGGAAGGTCAGGGAAACGTTGGGGAGCTGCTCTCCCAGGGGCAGAAGGTCCAGGTTCACTCCTGGCAGGTGAGATTCAGCCTATGGGGCAAGGTCTTTTAGTGGGGGCCCGAGGGGATTGCGGATCTTCCCATCCCCAGAGCCAGCTGCATTAGGGAGACTCACAAAGTCACGGGCCTGGACCCGAACCTCGGAGAGCAGCTTCCTGGCGAGATGCAGGCTGACCTTGAACTCCCTCTGCAACTCCTGCAGGCTCCGGAGGGGCCTCCCTGGGGGCCTCGGGAATCCCCAGACACCAGCTCGAGCCAGGAGCAAGGAGAGTAGCAAAAGGCTGAGCCCTGGAGCAATGAGGAGGGGGTGGGCAAGATGAGGGGAAGAGCTGGAGAAGAACTCAGGAAAAGGAAGGGACCGTGCCTTTTCTGAGCCTGTGCTACAGGCA contains these protein-coding regions:
- the APOBR gene encoding apolipoprotein B receptor yields the protein MDFLRLHLPGLHQALRGALESFSTFVSYLMGGDVPTAERREACAAEELGEVAARRLGGKVEEEAQEAVEGLGGSQSKGDGGLRGPGEAGRCQEESSATEQTWGGGEGSSHGSQADRQDTGAWEAATATRCQHSSIPLEPRKKSEAGSEAGGDRSSQAQDSQQPDEQEVKREETLRTWEREEEEEEVRATEPGVAGGAESEGTWHKELERKVSVDGQKVAEDRKESEHGVDETAAEEIQGPGAKGAGRKEEVVVVRGGQSTRAQGTQEPGSESEDRETSGREEADLPGVGETEHGAVPRERIPEGTGRVWALEETSKGDQEEEEVDENREAEVSLFPKQTQALGTERVEEAAKHQAAGREAEEGQESEAEGGEGFEGQADQAEEEAVERQDSEIRAAQTSLKEVVQAEEAEEQQKSCWAAEAELLQDKVANEAEGDVDLEATPEARPKKEFSRERGEEEAETRGEALEVGWGGLEHRVTEGQEPELVGGPQTPTEQPEEGQACKEELWSIPALSREETDRSLEEYPRNVGYVEPNSSVAEAWEDRRRDVETGNTREEKADAEEGKEEATGGQAPVAEAEGGRESARPEVPEAGGEWMKVKEAWHEAEEGEAPGAENQELGGRQGAEAGTVQSLGESDITETKEEEVEAAVPWGADRTSRRGWRLEAEAPSLQDSDDMETNSLATEIVEDKAALDGRAPGTGDRPGREAEEAFGRDRDSEGREEAGGDEDLVEAAEGEKAGGQEFGLEGSAEEEVPGRGGQGEASEATREGEPGGEQAEVEESAVAEGSWGMDGITSGSQVVRVEGLPGGHTLGEEEAGGWQAREQGQSSEGQHGDKHPEGEAQRPLEVEDIEVTGDQKAEAKEVDPEGLEDVQGQEDQSTNQDPAEAEPGPCGEATGSARGGAHSSWSEALLPGSCLDVSVPRSRVLLSRSSSQRRSRPSFRRTPAPEQPEEPPSPPPEGELVAPEQRLLEPEHPPEPSSSSPEGTPLPARRPLGQRFGLAHPGMMQELRARLGQPKPQ
- the IL27 gene encoding interleukin-27 subunit alpha — translated: MGQMAGDLGWRLSLLLLSLLLARAGVWGFPRPPGRPLRSLQELQREFKVSLHLARKLLSEVRVQARDFAESHLPGVNLDLLPLGEQLPNVSLTFQAWRGLSDPERLRFLSMTLHPFHTLLGGLGRQGFWTSSERLQLWAMRLDLRDLQQHLRFQVLAAGFNLPEEEENEEGEGLLPGALGGPLQMSAQVSWPQLLYTYQSLHSLEIVLSRAVRDLLLLSQARNSAQALGFPTPSSQP